The sequence TCGCGCAGGTCGGCGGGAATGTCCCGCGCGCGCAGGGGGGCCGCGCCCGACAGGGCCTTGGCAAAAGGCTTGGCGAAATCCGCCTCCACCGCTTTGCCGCCCGCCGGGACCAGTACGACGACCTTGGGCGGGGCCGCAGCGAGACGCGGGACATGGGGCACGGCGGCGCCCAGACGCTCCGACAGGGACTTGAGCACGCCGTCCACCACGCCCGGCATTTGCGCCGCGCCCTCCCATGCCGTCCGGTCCAGCGCCAGCACCTCGGAATCCCGGGCCGCGACCACGTCGGCCGTGCGGCGCGCGCCCGAGAAGAAGGCGATTTCCCCGATCGGATCGCCTTCGGAAATTTCCGCGATGACCGCGCCGCCGACGACGACATGAAACCGCCCCGACCGGACGAAATAGAGCGTATCCGCCGCCTCGCCCGCCGCAACGAGGCGCTCTCCCCGCTCGAGGTGTCGTATCTCGCCATGCTGCGCCAAGCGCGTTTCAGCCGCATCGTCGAAAATATTGAGGGTCATTATGATCCCGTCCCGGATTGCGGCGCTCGGCGCAATGGTCAATAAACAATAAAAGTAATCGCCGCGCTCACGGCCAGTCGGTGCAAACACGATAAATGGCGCGACCGTGAAATCAAGCCCGGTGGCGCCACAATGCGGACACACCGGTTCGGGGTCGTATTTTCGGGCATGTGGCGGCGGTGTCAGACGACGTCGCGTCCGTCTCTGCGTCGGCAGGAGAGTCGTCCCTCATTCCGCAAGACACCACGTCACCCGGCCAGGGCAGCGGCGCGCGGACAGGATCGCAATTCGGGCTCGTTTTGCGGCTGTGGTCCGGGCTTCAGGGTCATTCCCCACTCTCCAGACGATCCAGCCCGGCGCGCAGCGTCTCGCGCATTCCGCCCTGTTCGAGCGTCAGACGCAAGCGCTGGTTGTACCCGCCGGGCGTGTTCAGCGCCTCGACCAGCGCACCGACCGCGCTGCTTGCAAGGCTGGAGGAGATCAGGTGCCGCAGGAAGGCCTCGCCCGCCTGCCGGTCCGCGACCCGCGTGCCAAGCCAGCCCGCCGCATCCTCGGCCAGCCGCGCGACGGGGGACAGGACCGCCTGCGCGCAAAGATAGGCCGCGAGTTCCTCTTCCGTATCCACCGCGTAAACCGTGTTGGCAGACGCCACGATATCCTGCACCAGCGCGATGTCGCCCTGCGCGATCACCGGGGAACCGCCCGTCGCGATGCCGGGAAACGGCACCATGATCGCCGCCGCCTGCGCGGGTGCGACCATCGTGGCCACCTGCCCCAGCGTCGCCCCGGCCATCATCGAAATCACCTGCTGATCCGGGCGGAAAGAGAGCGGTGCAAGGATATCGGCCGCCACCTCCGCCATCAGGCCCAGAAGGACGACGTCGCTCCGGTCGATCACGCCCTGGTTGTCGGCAACGGTCACATTCCCGAATGCCTCCGCCAGCGCCTGCGCGTGGCGGGCGCTGCGCTCGGACACCGTGATCAGGTGTCCCTGTCCCGCGATGCCCCGCACCACGGCAGACGCGATCGTGCCCGTTCCCATCACGCCAATCCGCATCACCTGCCCCCCTGTCTGTCCGATGTTCATACCCTGCCCGGCACCCGCCTGAGCGCCCTCAGATGTCCTTCACCAGCCTCAGTGCGTCATAGATCGCGGCATGGGTATTGCGCGCGCTGACGGCGTCGCCGATCCGGTAAAGGGCGAAGGCCCCGTCGGGGTTGCGCGTAACCTCCTGCGGTCGGCCATCGATCAGCGCGTCGTAGTCCACTTCCCCGCCGTTCGACGACAGCGGCTTCAGGTCGAAATAGAGATCGTCCATCGGCAGGGTGCCGTAATTCACCACCACCTGATCGTAGGTCTTGTCCGTCTTCAGGTCGCTGTAATCGGTGCCGATCACCGCCCTGAGCCTGTTGCCGTCCCGCTGCACATCCAGCAGGCGGCGGGTGACGGTAAAGGTCACGTCCTTGTCCTGCAGCGACCGCATGT is a genomic window of Sulfitobacter alexandrii containing:
- a CDS encoding NAD(P)-binding domain-containing protein; translated protein: MNIGQTGGQVMRIGVMGTGTIASAVVRGIAGQGHLITVSERSARHAQALAEAFGNVTVADNQGVIDRSDVVLLGLMAEVAADILAPLSFRPDQQVISMMAGATLGQVATMVAPAQAAAIMVPFPGIATGGSPVIAQGDIALVQDIVASANTVYAVDTEEELAAYLCAQAVLSPVARLAEDAAGWLGTRVADRQAGEAFLRHLISSSLASSAVGALVEALNTPGGYNQRLRLTLEQGGMRETLRAGLDRLESGE